The genome window TGCAGCTGGCGAAAGGATTATTATTTGTTCTAGGGGTAAAAGTTGTCAATTTAGAAAGTTATTAGGGGCACTatggaaaaaaggaaatatcATTTAAAAGAACCTCACAGCAGCTTTGAGAAGTTGGGTGGGAGCTGCTTCGCGAATTCGCTGTGAGTGACCGCAGTTTCTAAAATAAGCTGCGTTCATTGGTTTTACCAAACGCTTtagtttccaaattttttaacAAGAACACTCCCAAACGCCACCTTAGTAATGGCAGTTACATAGGActtttaaaggaaaaagagaagacaaaCTAAAGGAAATAAAGATCAAACTGACATCTGAAAACATAATTTGAACTCACAAAAGCAATCAGACAGAGCAGATCCTCTCCCCATCACAAAATCTTCCATAGAGCCTGCATCAATTCCTTCCCTCTCAAACCTTGATGATAAGTGAATTCTGCAAAAGCTCTTCTGCTTAAGAAAAGCGTCTCGTACAAGCCATTAAAAGCTCGCATTGCTGCAACCATCTTATCCATATTTCCAAAATATGTCGCTATATACGAATCGCCGTTAATAGACACGTAGTAATCCAATGCAGCTTTCGTGTTCCCATGCATGCTTTTGAAATCCTCACCACTAACAAGGCTAGACTTGGTCACTACATTGGTGTAAACAGACATTAATCCTTCAATTTCCATTGGACCATCCCAAGCTGCCAggtttgtttgtgtttgttgggATGGAAAGTACTTGGAAGTACGAAGGCTGTCTCATTGGGGAGAGGACATTTGAATGAGGCGTAATGCACTATAACAAGCTTGACAAAGGGAAGCTTTTGCACACTGAGGATACCTACATAAAAGATCAGCAATTATCACATCTGTAAGCCAAGTCTCTTCTACTATTGTCATCAAACTTCAAACGGCTAATTTCTTTtgcaacccaaaaaaaaatatttttgtttctaaaaGCAAGAGATACAGTCCTAAAAGTagccaaaattttgaaaacacaaaaagtgGTTTAAGCATTGTATCTAAAAGACTCAAAACACCCATCCTCGAGTACAAAATACCGCACACACAACCCAAACCAGACACCTGATCTCCCTAATCCCCCCAGCTACACCCTGCAATCCAAACCTTGATCCTGACTTCTGAGTACCAAACTCTGCCCAGAGTCCCAAACTCCGATGTGAAAACTGAGCTCGAAACAAGAGATCACGAACCCAAGACCTGGACCCCAGATCTAGGACCAAGACCCAATAATGCTAAAATCCAAGGAAGGAAAGATCAATTTGAGCGTTCTTGGATGGTTAGATCTCTCTCCAAACAAGTTTGTGGGTGAGATTGCGTGGGAATTGGCATATTTGACATGGCTTGAAAAGTTTAACGTTTCAAAAAACCGACTTGCAGGACAAGCAATTTGGtacatttgaaaatgattCATATAGTGGAAAATAATTTGGCCGCCATCTTCATTCTAGAAAGATAATAGTTTGGAGCAAGAGAATGGATTTGATTGGAAGGTAGTGTGGATGGGTATGCATCTAGGGTGGTAATTGGAATATCTGTGGGATATCTTGTACTTGTGAAAATGATTGGAAGAAAACGATGGCCTAAATTTGTGAAATTCACACAACGGGGTGCTTGAAGAAACGGTTTCAAAAGCATATGTTGTTTCATGTTATATTGTTTGTTATAACTACAGGTATAattatttgttataaaaatttggcttaaatgctaaaatggttcttttgttttagattttatatagattttatataaaggattgttttaacttttatttagATCAACTCCTTTCTTGTCTTTAGCCCTAGAGAAAGATAATGGattttcataaatgaaaatttataaGAACTTTTCGTtcatgaatttggtttgaaagttcaTTCAGAGATTGAACTAAAGGCCTAAGGCTTATCAAATGCTTGAGGGTGGAGACAGAAAGTGAAAAGATAAGCAAAGCCTTGGAGAAGAATTAATAAGAGCGTGAAGAAAGGCAAAAGTCACTGATGACTAATAGTGAAGACAAGAACGATTTTAATGGTCAATTTATGAATACTCGTTTCCGGTTTCTTGAATACACAAATTCGAGAATCCAGTGGAGACAAACTTGATTAGTACGTGTTGCAGGTAACAAGTGGAACTCAGATTAACAAATCTATCAAAATTAACTCGTTTCagtaattaatttttgttgtgcAAGCAATACCAGAAATCTACCACAATATGGCACAAGTATATAGACTTCGCCCTCAATAATGTTAATTATCAACAATTCAAATTGGTGTAGCAGCTAGCCAACAATGGGACCTACACCTTATCGTCAAACTTTAACAACACCAAAGACGGCCACAAATCAAAGACTTGGTGCAAtttccaaaaaaagaaagaaaggagcGAGCTAACATTGGTGTAGCAGGCCTTCACCCTCAGTGTCAATTATCAGCACTTCAAATTGGTGTAGAAGCTAACTAACATTGGGACCTACACCTGTGTGACAATGGGACACCCAATCCTTACACTGGCTAGACTTCTATTGTTTCCTTAGTCATGCCGTAACACTTACGAGGCACAATGATGcttgtttatctttaaaaatgataaattactattcattaagCTTGTTATAAATATCGACATATTAATCCAACGattttttagactttgagcaattttttttttttttaaaaaaggttttcagagttttaaattttataataaacataactaataacaataaaaatctCAACAATCACCACATCAATAAAAATTGTAACTAACGACTAATAgcaataacaaaattaaaaatatgatcAATCACACTCAAGCATGAAAGGTTcaactttaataatttaactAATAAATAGAGAAATAACACCTgaattttgggtatttttttcccttcaaataTAGTCAcacaaaactaaactaaacatTCAAAGCACgtataaaatttttaaaaataatttcaaagctcgtataaaataaaataaaaaatcattaaaagcAACTTAAAGTATAAACAAGTTCAGAAAACCAACAAAGTAGATTTACAAAACATGGTGGTCAATTTATTAGTGAGTGAATTAATGCTCAaccaaaccaaaaggaaaagaaagagaaaaaaacaaacgaaAGTTTTGATACCTcttaaaaaatccaaaacaaactCGTATGAAAAAATGACGAAGAAGCCGAAGAAAACATCAGAGGATGAGATGGAAACAACGCCAAACAAAAGACATATGAAGAGCATGCACATCTAATTAATCTCAAAACCCTTTTCAATTGACATATGTATTAGCTAATTTCTATATAGTTATGCCATTCTTTTCTGATGGTGATCCTAAATGAGAATGCAAAGGTGCAAATGCTTTTTTTACCTGTATGAATTTGCTCTGAAAGTTCATTCACAGATTGGACAAAAGGCCTAAGGCCTAGCAAATGCTTAAGGGCAGAGACAGTGAGAAGAATCAGCGTGAAGGAGAGGGCAAATGTGAATCATATTTGGTCTACACACAGAGTGTGAATCATATTGGGACGAGTTTAACGTGAAAACCATTTGAACACGCAGAAATTATACCTACCAAGACCAAAGACCAAAGACCAAAGACCAAAGaccaaatatgaaatcaacGCCTTGGttgcaaaattttcaaaaagatTTTTTCCATGAAACGAATTTAAGTACTTTCTTAGCACTGTGGAAACTTTAAATGCAGGACAACCTTATGCCACACCTACTAGACTCATGTCGTGACATTATAGATAAATCATTGTTGACGAAGCTTGTTATAAATATCAACATCTCCAGGATAGAGTTGCCCACAAAATTATTTAGAAGAATATATACTTTTAGATTTTGAAGGAAAGATGGGTTGGTTGTTCCTCCTCTTCCTGCTCTTTATTACTTGTCAATTCAACTCTACTTGTTCATCATCATCTaactcttcctcttctctttcttcagGGCATTTATGCCATCCCCACGACAGCTCTGCTTTGCTTCAATTCAAGAACTCCTTTTCTATTGATACCTCCTCTCTCGAAGTTGAATTACTTACTGGAACAACTCTTTATTCTAATAGTACAATTTCTTGGCAGAAAGGCAATGATTGTTGCACATGGAGTGGAGTTACTTGTGAAAAGATGACTGGTCATGTGATCGGTCTCAACCTTGGTTTTGGTGGGCTTCAAGGCAATATCCATTCCAATAGCAGCTTATTCTCTCTTGGCCATCTCAATTGGCTAGACCTCTCTAGGAATGATTTCAGAGGTTCCCCAATTTCCTCCAAGTTTGATGGCTTTGTAAGTATGACTCACCTTGACCTCTCTGACTCCAATTTCAGTGGCCCAATCCCTTCCGAAATTTCCCACCTTTCCAACTTGGTTTCACTTAATCTCTCGCAACCTTCTGTGACCCTAGATGCTCCTAGCTTGAACAGAATTGTTCAAAACCTAACCAATCTTAAGGAGCTTGAACTGTCCCTTATTGATATGTCATCAGTTGTACCTGATTCATTCAAGAAtctgtcttcttctttgacaACTCTTTCGCTTTATTCTTGCAACTTGCAAGGAAAATTTCCAGAAAGCATTTTCCACCAACCAAATCTTCGACTATTAGATTTAGGTTATAACTATAACCTCACAGGTAATTTCCCCAAGTCTAACTGGAGCAGTCCACTCGAAACCTTGTTGCTCTCTCGCACTAGAATTTCAGTAGATTGGCCTCATCTGACAAGAAATTTCAAGTCTTTGAGAGATTTGTTTCTCAGCAATTGCAGTTTTGTAGGATCATATCTTGCATTTCTTGGTAATCTCACACAAATTATGCGGTTGGACCTTTCGTCTAACAATTTTGGTGGCCAAATCCCATGGTCGCTTTTAAACCTTGAGAGCCTCGTTTACTTGAATCTTGGTGGCAACAATTATGTTGGTCAGTTTCCAGAAGTTGATAGCAACTCGACATCGATCTCTTCtttatatgatttttcaaAACAACAACTGGTGGGTCACATTCCTCGACACTTAATCTTGCTCTATTTAGATGGGAACCAACTCAATGGAACAATACCATCTTGGTTAGGTAGTTTGCCATCATTGGAGTATTTAGAACTTGGAAGCAACCAACTcagtggtaatatcattcaattcCAATCTCGTTCTTTGTCATTGCTTGGTTTAAGGGATAACAAGCTGGATGGCCTGATTCCAAGATCAATATATGAACAAGTGAATCTTCAAGTCCTTGATCTATCATCCAATAACTTGGGTGGAAATTTGGAGTTCGAAAAGTTTTCCAAACTCCCAAGTCTCGGTGAGCTTAATCTTTCCTTTAATCATATATCCTTGAGCTTCAACCATTTGAATAACAACACCTGGCCTCAACTTGAGTTACTAGATTTGTCATCTTGTAACATAAGTGAGTTCCCATACTTTCTAAGAGCCTCACAAAATTTGGACATGTTATACCTTTCTCACAACCGAATTCGAGCCGACATTCCCAAATGGTTGTTGGATTCGGGGAAAGATTCATTGAGGTATTTGGATCTTTCTCACAACTCTTTGACTGGCACTGTAGGACAGCTTCGGTGGAAAAAACTCGAGTATCTTGACCTTCGCAACAATTCTCTCCAAGGAGGGCTTCCAATTCCATCACCTtccacatttttcttttccatatcAAACAACCAATTGACTAGAGAGATGCCTCCAACCATTTGCAGCTTGactagacttgaaatccttgaTTTGTCTAGTAATAAATTGATTGGAAAAATTCATCAATGCATAGGGAACTTCAGTCAGAGCCTCTCTGTTTTGGATCTACGGAATAATAAATTTCATGGCGTGATTCCTGGGACATTTTCTGAGGGAAACGTTTTGAGAAATCTTGATCTTAATGGAAATCAGTTGGAAGGGTCGTTGCCACCAACTTTGCTCACATGTAGAGAGTTGGAAGTTCTAGACCTtggaaacaacaaaattcaagatACATTCCCAAATTGGCTGGAATCTCTTCCGAAGTTGCAGGTTCTTATCTTGAGGTCTAACAAGTTCTATGGTGAAATAGGCTTTCCGGAAACTAACTTTCCATTCCCAAAATTGCGTATCATGGACCTATCCTACAATCGGTTTAGCGGTCTCTTgccaacaaaatattttgaacattTGACGGCCATGATAAACTCGCAAGAACATGAACTGAAATATATGGGAGAGGGCTACTATCAGGATAATGTGGTAGTGACAATTAAAGgctttgaaattgaaatggtgAAGATTCAGactttcttcacaagtataGATTTCTCAAATAACACTTTCAGAGGAGAGATTTCAAATGTAATCGGTAAGCTTAAATCATTGAAGGGGCTTAACTTTTCTCATAATGAGCTCACAGGTACAATTCCACCATCATTTGGCGTTATGTGCAATCTTGAATGGTTAGATCTATCTTCAAACAAATTTGTTGGTGATATTCCAGAGCAATTGACAAATTTGACATCACTTGAAAAGTTCAATGTTTCAAAAAATCAACTTGTGGGGCCTATACCTCATGGCAAACAATTTGAtacatttgaaaatgattCATATAGTGGAAACACAGGATTGTGTGGATTGCCACTTTCTAAAACATGCGGTGCACATCAATCACCGCCATCGTCACTCCAACAAGAGGATGATTTGGAGCATGGGAATGGTTTTGATTGGAAGGTAGTGTTGATCGGGTATGCATCTGGGGTGGTAATTGGAATATCTGTGGGATATCTTGTACTCTCAAATGGAACACCAGATTGGCTTGTTAAAGTGGTAGGAAGAAAGCAACGTCGTAGAACTGTGAAAATCACACATTGACGTGCTTGAAGAAACAATTCCAAAAGTTTATGTATTTTCAtattgtatatcattttttaTGAATATTGAATTATCAtattgtatatcattttttatgaatcttctatatatataaagcaaaaggcagagaatggtgaaacattcaaaatgccAGAAattgcccttggttaatgcaaacattaagaattgaaattattaattaaatgaggataatatggtaaattcacacttttttatattaaaaaaattaaaattaaaagaaaaatcagataatggatcctatttttatggaacacaactacccattatcttttttaattctaaaataaatttattaaaaaataaagaataaaaaaaagagcctcTCGCACGCGCGAAAGCGCATGCGGAGAGGCTAGTATTGAATTATGTCAAAGCGCCAATAAATATGCATGAATTTGAAAAGATGATTCTCTGTACTTTTGCGCAATTTGCCTCAACTATGTTATATACTCCTTTAAATCTTCGcattccaaaaaatacaaggaaatgaaaagaattaagggagattcactattatatccaatataatgactcaaattataaaacaaaaaaaaaaaactatataaaatggactttagaaacacacccaaagcccatttactacataacaaagaggcttttcatttcttataaattacaaaacttccatcaatttcttaaaacaagcccaaccccaaaacctcataaaaaatccaaaacactTAACAGggcatcaaaataatttaatagtcaaaattaaattcaatagggctaGCTatcaatttttaagttttttaggtttgtttatataaattaaatggtgtaggaTTTATCTATATCATTAGTGTGCTAAGAATAATgagtatatgactaaatatctcaagaaGTAAATCACTAAATAGCATGCATAATTAAGTAGTATTTGCCCACAAAACTGAGGGTACAATATGAATCAACTTAAAAATTGACTATGATCATATAATtaacaattaattaatcaattctGATTGAGGAGTGTACGTGGCATGCCCTTTGGGAGTGCAAGTACATCTTTCTCAGCTCAATCGTTTGGATAAGGTGCGATGTTTTTTTGCTGATTTTTTCGAGTGGGCAATGAAATACAAACAACGAAAGTTTTG of Prunus dulcis chromosome 4, ALMONDv2, whole genome shotgun sequence contains these proteins:
- the LOC117625627 gene encoding receptor-like protein 7, whose protein sequence is MTGHVIGLNLGFGGLQGNIHSNSSLFSLGHLNWLDLSRNDFRGSPISSKFDGFVSMTHLDLSDSNFSGPIPSEISHLSNLVSLNLSQPSVTLDAPSLNRIVQNLTNLKELELSLIDMSSVVPDSFKNLSSSLTTLSLYSCNLQGKFPESIFHQPNLRLLDLGYNYNLTGNFPKSNWSSPLETLLLSRTRISVDWPHLTRNFKSLRDLFLSNCSFVGSYLAFLGNLTQIMRLDLSSNNFGGQIPWSLLNLESLVYLNLGGNNYVGQFPEVDSNSTSISSLYDFSKQQLVGHIPRHLILLYLDGNQLNGTIPSWLGSLPSLEYLELGSNQLSGNIIQFQSRSLSLLGLRDNKLDGLIPRSIYEQVNLQVLDLSSNNLGGNLEFEKFSKLPSLGELNLSFNHISLSFNHLNNNTWPQLELLDLSSCNISEFPYFLRASQNLDMLYLSHNRIRADIPKWLLDSGKDSLRYLDLSHNSLTGTVGQLRWKKLEYLDLRNNSLQGGLPIPSPSTFFFSISNNQLTREMPPTICSLTRLEILDLSSNKLIGKIHQCIGNFSQSLSVLDLRNNKFHGVIPGTFSEGNVLRNLDLNGNQLEGSLPPTLLTCRELEVLDLGNNKIQDTFPNWLESLPKLQVLILRSNKFYGEIGFPETNFPFPKLRIMDLSYNRFSGLLPTKYFEHLTAMINSQEHELKYMGEGYYQDNVVVTIKGFEIEMVKIQTFFTSIDFSNNTFRGEISNVIGKLKSLKGLNFSHNELTGTIPPSFGVMCNLEWLDLSSNKFVGDIPEQLTNLTSLEKFNVSKNQLVGPIPHGKQFDTFENDSYSGNTGLCGLPLSKTCGAHQSPPSSLQQEDDLEHGNGFDWKVVLIGYASGVVIGISVGYLVLSNGTPDWLVKVVGRKQRRRTVKITH